Proteins encoded together in one Planctopirus ephydatiae window:
- a CDS encoding DUF1592 domain-containing protein, with product MTHAADPVAFDRDAKPYLKKYCFSCHDDKKMEGELNLAVYKEPQRVLESLPKWETIIQRVKAKEMPPEGSPQPSEEEFQRFLSWYGTLPRPENECRNLATDATQNFYQGYVMSRRLTRAEYANSVRDLFGYDFQILPRIPADGAGGEGFDTNGSSLFTSAILAEKYLDVATDVASQLLPESLREQPAAIQPGEGSQSTNPLETARRKLLAHWPGAGLTPREAARLNLEPFVKRAYRRPIHKEDLEPLLALFDQASQRGDPFPQAMRLPLMAILISPHFLFLAEPEPSQEGVHALPPYPLASRLSYFLWSSLPDDELLQLAESGQLLQDDVLKAQVRRMLADPRVRGLGENFGMQWLGLSQFGETTRPDAKLFPEFDSDLLQAMRQESIETLTEVFRQNRSLRELLVADYVFVNDRLAEHYGLPKPGSNTMVQVSLTDDQKYRGGLVTQGAVMVHTSYPFRTSPVLRGRWVLEEVLGSKVPPPPPGVPPLPEHDPNAPPLSLRERLEKHRLDPACAACHNRMDPLGFGLENFDVLGRFRTTEAGLAIDASGKLPSGENFGGPAEMKEILLKRKEEFLRNLTKKMLGYALGRGLNKFDQCVIKETLEALKSNDGKSRVLVEQIVLSYPFRHRYTKK from the coding sequence ATGACCCATGCTGCGGATCCCGTGGCCTTTGATCGCGATGCCAAGCCTTATCTCAAAAAATATTGCTTCAGTTGCCACGACGATAAAAAAATGGAAGGAGAGCTGAATCTCGCCGTCTATAAAGAGCCGCAGCGAGTGCTGGAATCGCTCCCGAAATGGGAGACGATTATCCAGCGAGTCAAAGCCAAAGAGATGCCTCCCGAAGGGAGCCCTCAGCCATCCGAGGAAGAGTTCCAACGATTCTTAAGCTGGTATGGGACACTCCCGCGGCCTGAGAACGAGTGCCGCAATCTGGCGACCGATGCCACCCAGAATTTCTATCAAGGCTACGTGATGAGCCGTCGGCTCACACGGGCCGAGTATGCCAATAGTGTGCGGGATCTGTTCGGTTACGACTTCCAGATTCTCCCTCGAATCCCAGCCGATGGAGCGGGTGGTGAAGGTTTTGATACCAACGGTTCTTCACTCTTCACCTCGGCCATTCTGGCGGAAAAGTATCTCGATGTCGCCACCGATGTGGCCAGTCAGCTTCTTCCCGAAAGCTTGCGAGAACAACCTGCAGCCATACAGCCGGGCGAGGGAAGTCAATCGACGAATCCACTGGAGACAGCGAGGCGCAAACTGCTGGCACATTGGCCAGGTGCTGGCTTAACGCCACGAGAAGCCGCGCGATTGAATCTCGAGCCATTCGTCAAAAGAGCCTACAGGCGACCCATCCACAAGGAAGATCTTGAACCGCTGTTGGCGTTGTTCGATCAGGCCTCCCAGCGGGGCGATCCCTTCCCGCAGGCTATGCGATTGCCCTTGATGGCGATTCTCATTTCACCTCATTTTCTCTTTCTTGCGGAACCTGAGCCAAGTCAGGAAGGGGTGCATGCACTGCCCCCTTATCCCCTGGCATCGCGGCTTTCTTATTTTCTGTGGTCGAGTCTGCCGGATGATGAACTTCTGCAACTGGCTGAATCGGGCCAACTGCTTCAGGACGACGTGCTCAAGGCGCAAGTCCGGCGCATGCTCGCCGATCCACGCGTACGTGGTCTGGGTGAAAACTTTGGCATGCAATGGCTGGGGCTATCTCAGTTCGGAGAAACTACCCGGCCTGATGCAAAGCTGTTTCCAGAGTTCGATAGTGATCTTCTGCAGGCCATGAGACAGGAAAGCATCGAGACTTTGACCGAGGTTTTCCGGCAGAATCGCAGTCTCCGCGAACTTCTCGTTGCCGACTATGTCTTCGTGAATGATCGACTGGCAGAGCATTATGGCCTGCCCAAGCCCGGCTCAAACACCATGGTTCAGGTATCGCTCACCGATGATCAGAAGTACCGGGGCGGCCTTGTGACGCAAGGCGCTGTCATGGTGCATACTTCGTATCCGTTTCGAACGAGTCCTGTCCTGCGTGGACGATGGGTTCTGGAAGAAGTGCTCGGTAGTAAAGTCCCGCCTCCACCTCCGGGCGTGCCTCCTTTGCCAGAGCACGATCCGAATGCTCCACCATTATCTTTACGGGAGCGATTGGAAAAACATCGGCTGGATCCCGCCTGTGCGGCCTGCCATAACCGCATGGATCCATTAGGTTTCGGCCTCGAAAACTTTGATGTGCTCGGGCGATTTCGAACGACTGAAGCAGGCCTCGCGATCGATGCCTCCGGCAAACTTCCCAGCGGAGAAAACTTCGGCGGCCCGGCTGAAATGAAAGAAATTCTGCTCAAGCGAAAGGAGGAGTTTCTGCGGAATCTCACCAAGAAAATGCTGGGTTATGCACTGGGGCGTGGTCTCAACAAGTTCGATCAGTGTGTCATCAAGGAAACGCTCGAAGCTCTGAAGTCCAATGATGGTAAGTCAAGAGTGCTTGTTGAGCAGATTGTCCTGAGTTATCCATTTCGCCACCGCTACACCAAGAAATAA
- the moaC gene encoding cyclic pyranopterin monophosphate synthase MoaC produces the protein MTDLTHFDSEGHSRMVNVGNKPVTERTATAEGFVTAHPETITRMAGGGTSKGNVLEVARLAGIMAAKKTADLIPLCHPLGLDAVEIEFSFTSPDELRIVATASLTAKTGVEMEALTAVSIAALTVYDMCKSIDKAMTIGPIRLLSKTGGKSGNWSAPL, from the coding sequence ATGACAGATTTGACGCACTTCGACAGCGAAGGGCACTCGCGCATGGTGAATGTTGGCAATAAACCTGTCACGGAGAGAACTGCCACAGCCGAAGGTTTTGTCACAGCTCACCCGGAAACAATCACTCGCATGGCAGGTGGAGGAACGTCCAAAGGAAACGTACTCGAAGTTGCGCGTCTGGCGGGGATCATGGCGGCCAAAAAAACTGCCGATCTGATCCCACTCTGTCATCCTCTGGGACTCGATGCCGTCGAAATAGAATTTTCTTTCACATCACCCGATGAACTTCGAATTGTGGCCACAGCCAGCCTGACGGCGAAAACAGGAGTCGAAATGGAAGCTCTCACGGCGGTTTCGATTGCCGCTCTCACTGTCTACGACATGTGCAAAAGTATCGATAAAGCCATGACGATCGGCCCGATTCGGCTCCTTTCCAAAACCGGTGGGAAATCCGGAAACTGGTCGGCACCGTTATGA
- a CDS encoding HisA/HisF-related TIM barrel protein, giving the protein MEIPAETTRYPHCDSTPADALVVVPVIDIRNGWAVHAIAGNRAHYQPWTNSSNQPLTPQQLAEEFSRVWQPHWLYVADLDGIIDGQTQTSSWPRLPGDGPRILIDAGFREIDAVLAAMELGYDVILGTESLPSMEWVRKLLARVEDPQRLWISLDFRHGQWQASDEFQQLGLISCIRQLSTSSMTHWIVLDLADVGQSTGGSTAEQIRRLQETLENTSGNWEYPAESRQSMLAQSCQHRTQAVPTVRTPTILAGGGMRTAQDVLQLQTQGVSGVLVATALMTGAITPDQFAH; this is encoded by the coding sequence ATGGAGATCCCTGCGGAAACAACTCGTTATCCCCATTGCGATTCGACGCCTGCCGACGCCTTAGTCGTTGTGCCGGTTATTGATATTCGTAATGGCTGGGCAGTGCATGCAATTGCTGGAAATCGAGCCCACTATCAACCATGGACAAATTCTTCCAATCAGCCACTCACGCCTCAACAACTGGCCGAAGAGTTTTCCAGGGTCTGGCAACCGCATTGGCTCTATGTGGCTGATCTCGATGGGATCATTGACGGCCAGACGCAAACAAGCAGCTGGCCTCGTTTGCCAGGAGATGGTCCGCGAATTCTGATTGATGCCGGCTTTCGGGAAATCGATGCTGTTCTGGCTGCTATGGAACTGGGTTACGACGTCATACTGGGAACAGAGTCTTTGCCGTCGATGGAGTGGGTGCGAAAACTGCTCGCACGAGTTGAAGATCCTCAGCGATTATGGATCTCGCTCGATTTTCGCCACGGGCAATGGCAGGCTTCGGATGAGTTTCAGCAGTTGGGGCTTATCAGCTGCATCAGACAACTCTCAACCTCGTCGATGACGCATTGGATCGTGCTGGATCTGGCAGATGTGGGGCAAAGCACAGGCGGTTCAACGGCAGAGCAGATTCGACGGCTCCAGGAAACATTGGAGAATACGAGTGGCAACTGGGAATACCCTGCCGAAAGTCGTCAAAGCATGCTTGCCCAAAGCTGCCAGCATCGCACACAGGCAGTTCCAACGGTAAGAACCCCCACCATTCTGGCTGGTGGAGGCATGCGGACGGCCCAGGATGTTCTGCAATTGCAGACACAGGGGGTGAGTGGTGTGCTTGTGGCCACGGCACTGATGACAGGTGCGATTACACCCGATCAGTTCGCCCATTGA
- a CDS encoding 3-deoxy-7-phosphoheptulonate synthase: MQPLQNVNVRDTVPLIAPRYLKSEETISDSAMRTVVEGREAIKRILSGEDSRLFVTVGPCSIHDHVAALEYARKLRELAEKVKSHMLIVMRVYFEKPRTTVGWKGLINDPHLNETFDIATGLRAARRILLEVNDMGLPAATELLESITPQYISDLLAFAAIGARTTESPTHRQMASGLSMPVGYKNGTDGTLQVALDAMQAARTSHSFLGIDSEGKTCIINTKGNPWGMLVLRGGRTAPNYAPENVQEAVSKLRALNLCDRIMVDCSHANSNKDYTKQHIVWNDVIQRRLDGETALAGVMVESNLFPGSQPLKNPADLKYGVSITDGCIGWEETEELILSAYEKMNPTPAEVTA, translated from the coding sequence ATGCAACCGCTCCAAAACGTGAATGTTCGGGATACTGTGCCACTGATTGCCCCCCGATACCTGAAGTCGGAAGAAACGATTTCCGATTCCGCAATGCGAACTGTTGTCGAAGGGCGCGAAGCGATCAAGCGGATTCTCAGTGGTGAAGATTCCCGTCTGTTTGTGACTGTCGGCCCCTGTTCGATTCACGATCATGTGGCGGCCCTCGAGTATGCCCGCAAGCTGCGAGAGCTGGCCGAGAAGGTCAAAAGCCACATGCTGATCGTGATGCGTGTCTATTTCGAAAAACCACGCACAACCGTCGGTTGGAAAGGGCTGATTAACGACCCTCACCTCAATGAGACCTTCGATATCGCCACCGGCTTGCGGGCTGCCCGCCGCATTCTGCTGGAAGTGAACGATATGGGGCTACCAGCAGCGACCGAACTGCTCGAATCCATTACGCCTCAATACATTTCCGACTTGCTGGCCTTTGCGGCTATTGGTGCCCGAACCACAGAATCACCCACTCATCGGCAGATGGCCAGCGGTCTTTCCATGCCCGTCGGTTACAAAAACGGGACGGACGGCACTTTGCAGGTCGCTCTCGATGCCATGCAGGCGGCTCGAACATCGCACAGTTTCCTGGGCATCGACTCCGAAGGGAAAACCTGCATCATCAACACCAAAGGGAACCCCTGGGGGATGCTCGTCTTGCGTGGCGGGCGAACAGCTCCCAACTATGCACCAGAAAACGTGCAGGAAGCGGTCTCCAAGCTCCGCGCACTCAATCTTTGTGATCGAATCATGGTGGATTGCAGCCATGCGAACTCGAACAAGGATTACACCAAGCAACACATTGTCTGGAACGATGTCATCCAGCGGCGTCTCGATGGAGAGACGGCACTGGCAGGAGTCATGGTGGAAAGCAACCTCTTCCCTGGCAGTCAGCCTCTCAAAAACCCTGCCGATCTGAAGTACGGTGTCTCAATTACCGATGGCTGTATTGGCTGGGAAGAAACCGAAGAACTCATCCTCTCAGCGTATGAAAAAATGAACCCCACACCGGCTGAAGTCACTGCCTGA
- a CDS encoding pyridoxal phosphate-dependent aminotransferase, whose protein sequence is MPAMTLSPLVEALKPSATLAAAAKARELKNKGVKVLDFTLGEPDFNTPEHIQAAAIEAMKAGKTHYTPSGGIAELKEAVCRAYKRDYNLDYAPNQVLISNGAKHSIHNVLATLCGPGDEVIIPTPYWVSYGALVELTGAVPVLVETTEASGFVMTAEQFEAAITPRTKLLLLNNPSNPTGAAYTPAQLEALAKVAVARNIPVLSDEIYEKLIYPGSEFRSFASFSPEIKALTIIVSGVSKAYAMTGWRIGWTIGPAAIIKAMDNLQSQETSNPCSISQYAAVTALDGPQESVEAMRVVFERRREYSLSRLRPWQERFGVTCPPPGGAFYMFFNISSMLNKPLAGGKVAKDASEFCTILLEEAHVALVTGDAFGAPGFVRLSFATDDETLKQGFDAIEKFLASAESAG, encoded by the coding sequence ATGCCCGCCATGACATTGTCTCCGCTCGTGGAAGCTCTCAAGCCTTCAGCCACTTTAGCCGCTGCTGCCAAAGCAAGAGAGCTGAAAAACAAAGGCGTTAAGGTTCTCGACTTCACGCTGGGTGAACCCGACTTTAACACTCCTGAGCATATCCAGGCGGCGGCGATTGAAGCGATGAAAGCCGGCAAAACGCATTACACACCTTCTGGTGGTATTGCCGAACTGAAGGAAGCTGTCTGCCGGGCTTACAAGCGCGATTACAATCTCGACTACGCTCCCAATCAGGTGCTGATCTCGAACGGCGCCAAGCACTCGATTCATAACGTATTGGCGACACTTTGCGGCCCTGGTGATGAAGTCATCATCCCGACACCTTACTGGGTCAGTTATGGGGCACTGGTCGAACTGACAGGTGCCGTTCCTGTGCTCGTCGAAACGACAGAAGCCAGTGGCTTTGTGATGACGGCCGAGCAGTTTGAGGCAGCCATTACTCCTCGAACCAAACTGCTGCTGCTCAATAATCCCAGCAATCCGACAGGGGCTGCTTACACTCCAGCACAACTGGAAGCTCTGGCCAAGGTCGCAGTGGCTCGGAACATTCCTGTGCTCTCCGATGAAATCTACGAGAAGCTCATTTATCCCGGCAGCGAATTCCGCTCATTCGCCAGCTTCAGTCCCGAAATCAAAGCCCTGACGATCATTGTCAGTGGTGTCAGTAAAGCTTATGCCATGACCGGCTGGCGTATTGGCTGGACAATCGGCCCGGCAGCCATCATCAAGGCCATGGATAACCTCCAAAGCCAGGAAACATCCAATCCTTGCAGCATCAGCCAGTATGCGGCTGTCACGGCACTCGATGGACCTCAGGAATCTGTCGAAGCCATGCGAGTGGTCTTCGAACGTCGCAGGGAGTATTCGCTCAGCCGACTGCGGCCCTGGCAGGAACGGTTTGGTGTGACCTGTCCGCCCCCCGGTGGTGCGTTCTACATGTTCTTCAATATTTCATCGATGCTCAATAAGCCATTGGCGGGTGGGAAAGTCGCGAAGGACGCCAGCGAGTTCTGCACCATACTGCTCGAAGAGGCTCATGTCGCTCTGGTAACGGGCGATGCCTTTGGCGCACCTGGATTTGTGAGACTTTCGTTCGCCACGGATGACGAAACGCTCAAGCAAGGTTTTGATGCCATCGAGAAGTTCCTCGCCAGTGCAGAATCCGCAGGTTAG
- a CDS encoding MFS transporter, protein MPSVLIPGQRREAAGRSMISIADEERVETRSTPILRPIETRSISLLTIGHATVDLCQGLVPAMVSYLVLKENYTYFMSASLVFATAAMSSIVQPVFGQMADRLKLHWLLPASVLLAGIPLGIGAQSPSYGLLLFALALSGFGIAAFHPEAARQAHLAAGDYRTTAMSYFSLGGSVGFAMAPALGWWLLESSGRLGMLWVILPAVIVAALLARQFSMSASPSRQRPQVAIAPAKDDWYGFGVLTISVVARSIVFFAINTFLALYWRQRWADAGNSASAGAFDLNVILASGTTILSVFLAAGIGGTILGGWFADRFSRRATLITGFGLSMLTFPLMVWSPSMELGAAMVALTAVLFFAPASPAVVLGQEYLPNRVGMASGVTIGLAVSVGGMVVPLLGWLGDVYGLGVVFLLMEAMLGFCVISSIMLPNPHFSTRLVKS, encoded by the coding sequence ATGCCGTCCGTTTTGATACCTGGTCAGCGCAGGGAAGCTGCTGGTCGCTCGATGATTTCCATCGCTGATGAGGAACGAGTCGAGACACGTTCGACCCCGATTTTGAGGCCGATTGAAACTCGCTCGATCTCGCTGCTGACGATTGGACATGCCACGGTGGATCTCTGCCAGGGGCTTGTCCCGGCCATGGTTTCGTACCTGGTGCTTAAAGAAAACTACACATACTTCATGAGTGCCTCGCTGGTATTTGCCACTGCAGCGATGTCGTCGATTGTGCAACCCGTCTTCGGGCAGATGGCCGACCGTTTGAAGCTCCACTGGCTGCTTCCTGCGAGTGTGCTGCTGGCCGGGATTCCTCTAGGAATAGGGGCACAAAGCCCCAGTTATGGATTGTTGCTCTTTGCACTGGCACTGAGTGGTTTCGGAATTGCGGCCTTTCATCCGGAAGCAGCGAGGCAAGCTCATCTGGCGGCGGGCGATTATCGCACCACCGCGATGAGTTACTTTTCGCTGGGTGGTAGTGTGGGGTTTGCCATGGCACCGGCCCTCGGCTGGTGGCTGCTCGAATCGAGTGGAAGGCTGGGGATGCTGTGGGTCATTCTCCCTGCGGTTATTGTGGCAGCACTGTTGGCCCGGCAATTCTCAATGTCTGCTTCGCCATCGAGGCAGAGGCCGCAGGTGGCGATCGCCCCGGCGAAAGATGACTGGTATGGCTTCGGCGTACTGACCATCAGTGTCGTAGCGCGATCGATTGTGTTCTTTGCGATCAACACGTTTCTGGCACTTTACTGGCGACAGCGCTGGGCGGACGCAGGCAATTCCGCGAGTGCAGGGGCGTTCGATCTCAATGTGATCCTGGCTTCGGGCACGACGATCTTATCGGTCTTTCTGGCAGCTGGAATTGGTGGCACAATTCTCGGAGGCTGGTTTGCCGACCGGTTCAGTCGCAGGGCCACTTTGATCACAGGGTTTGGGTTGTCGATGCTGACATTTCCCCTGATGGTGTGGTCGCCATCGATGGAGTTAGGGGCTGCGATGGTCGCTTTGACGGCTGTGCTGTTTTTCGCACCGGCCAGTCCAGCCGTCGTGCTGGGTCAGGAGTATCTGCCGAACCGGGTGGGCATGGCTTCTGGAGTGACGATTGGCCTGGCTGTGAGTGTGGGTGGCATGGTTGTGCCACTCTTAGGTTGGCTGGGTGACGTTTATGGGCTGGGTGTGGTTTTTCTGCTGATGGAAGCAATGCTTGGTTTCTGCGTGATTTCCTCGATTATGCTTCCAAATCCACATTTCAGCACGCGACTTGTGAAGTCGTAA
- a CDS encoding sigma-54-dependent transcriptional regulator: MNKPVIVVLSCDQQLAVELPSALQGRVDVRACDTTEEVQDLLRTVTPQGFVADFRRTSHTGMAEARLLSLLQERFPALRIALLTPDRCPEPLQARADETDLTHFKGRVDSQILAQTFRELADRVAPVELPTLPRGQASTNADPQFPAARNTPVSTPRAAMTSTSSTRSAVPAHETALLDTSAASISRRFETSSPQLQQMLADLEIAARHDVTIMLIGETGAGKTYLSRLIHEASPRRTDPFLPVACGALPDDLIESELFGHMKGSFTSAHADKEGKFIAAKRGSLLLDEIDVLGLEQQVKLLRVIETGEFEPVGSNQTLRSQARLIVASNLELQPLVEQGRFRPDLYYRLNMLKFNIPPLRHRKVDIVPLARRFVRQFVQKHGVTIREIDPGLFETLLGYPWPGNVRELEHVIQRAVIYCRDGVLRAEHLPSHIVGGYAGPTNDPSVDLGHQFVTTATPKQSLEGQIALTEKEIIEQALFKNSFSRTRTAKDLGISRVTLYNKMKRYGIGN, translated from the coding sequence ATGAACAAACCTGTCATCGTTGTCCTTTCATGCGATCAGCAACTGGCCGTGGAACTCCCTTCAGCCTTGCAGGGCCGGGTTGATGTTCGTGCCTGCGATACAACTGAAGAGGTACAGGATCTGCTCCGGACAGTCACACCTCAAGGTTTTGTGGCAGACTTCCGCCGGACATCTCACACCGGGATGGCCGAGGCCCGTTTGCTGTCACTTCTGCAAGAACGATTCCCCGCACTGCGAATTGCGCTGCTGACTCCCGATCGCTGCCCGGAACCACTGCAGGCCCGAGCCGACGAAACCGATCTGACACACTTCAAGGGCCGTGTCGATTCTCAGATCCTGGCCCAGACATTCCGGGAACTGGCCGATCGCGTGGCCCCGGTAGAACTTCCGACATTACCCAGAGGCCAGGCGAGCACCAACGCAGATCCTCAGTTTCCGGCGGCACGAAACACACCGGTGAGTACACCACGGGCCGCAATGACCAGCACCTCATCAACACGTAGTGCAGTTCCCGCCCACGAAACCGCTTTGCTCGATACGTCGGCAGCCAGCATCAGCCGCCGGTTTGAAACGAGTTCACCACAACTCCAGCAGATGCTGGCCGATCTGGAGATCGCGGCCCGCCACGATGTCACCATTATGCTCATTGGCGAGACCGGTGCGGGAAAGACCTATCTTTCGAGACTCATTCACGAAGCCTCACCCCGGCGAACCGATCCGTTCCTGCCTGTCGCCTGCGGTGCCCTTCCCGATGACCTTATTGAAAGTGAACTCTTCGGCCACATGAAAGGCTCGTTCACCAGTGCCCATGCTGATAAAGAAGGCAAGTTCATCGCTGCGAAGCGAGGGTCACTTCTGCTCGACGAAATCGATGTCCTCGGCCTCGAACAGCAGGTTAAGCTGCTGAGAGTCATTGAAACGGGTGAGTTTGAACCTGTGGGTTCGAACCAGACGCTTCGCTCGCAGGCCCGGCTGATCGTTGCGAGTAACCTCGAACTGCAGCCGCTGGTTGAACAGGGCCGCTTCCGCCCCGATCTCTACTATCGCCTCAATATGCTCAAGTTCAACATCCCGCCACTGCGGCATCGCAAGGTCGATATTGTTCCTCTGGCCCGGCGGTTTGTCAGGCAGTTTGTGCAGAAGCATGGAGTGACGATTCGCGAGATCGACCCGGGTCTGTTCGAAACTCTGTTGGGATACCCCTGGCCTGGGAACGTCCGCGAGCTGGAGCATGTGATTCAGCGGGCGGTGATTTATTGCCGCGATGGCGTGCTGCGGGCAGAACATCTTCCCTCGCACATTGTGGGAGGTTATGCCGGGCCGACGAACGATCCTTCGGTGGATCTGGGGCATCAGTTCGTCACCACAGCGACACCAAAGCAGAGCCTGGAAGGACAGATTGCGCTGACAGAGAAAGAGATTATCGAACAGGCCCTCTTCAAGAACAGTTTTAGCAGAACACGAACCGCCAAGGATTTAGGTATCAGCCGCGTGACACTCTACAACAAGATGAAACGCTACGGCATCGGTAACTAG
- a CDS encoding formylglycine-generating enzyme family protein, whose protein sequence is MAWLIEQAGSKNPIASFARVTTGWQRIRPCPLLSLALLWLAPWLLSGCGGGTKPPAPAAPVAPPPVAIKTVKPAAPEPAENPPGEAAPVEGEATAGPAMAPPGEHPANVFDFVAPGSVNSVTSSTPLPHEVDQFVISQVADQAGATSFVVTEIPATSETGSSIDPSGNPANLQGNRLPIGFMPVPGTGLSPDGWPRRIICQYDGSLMAYIPPGPARLGSNDGPANARPEATVLLDGYYINVFETTVAEYKRYRDEMKAKNKNSFAAINETADPRQPVLGIPWGVASAYAKWSGRDLPTEAEFEKAARGPDGFRAPWGNTRAIWPEPRTTKTLANVGKFSSDQSIYGIYDLAGNAHEWVADWHDDNSHAEAAKSRDGVKNWTGAKKPKITSQHTVKGCLSDWDVTAREGRLMTDKFPDVGFRTVLRVGPGNAGPPPAATPPNTPNTKPANPNRPPNPPRNNAF, encoded by the coding sequence ATGGCATGGCTTATCGAACAGGCTGGTTCAAAGAATCCAATTGCTTCCTTCGCCCGGGTGACTACCGGCTGGCAGAGAATCAGGCCGTGCCCCCTCTTGTCGCTGGCCCTCCTGTGGCTGGCCCCCTGGTTGCTGTCAGGTTGTGGTGGTGGCACAAAACCACCAGCACCAGCAGCTCCGGTGGCTCCACCACCTGTCGCCATCAAAACGGTGAAGCCCGCTGCTCCTGAACCCGCTGAGAATCCGCCGGGCGAAGCCGCACCCGTCGAGGGCGAAGCCACAGCCGGCCCGGCAATGGCTCCACCGGGAGAACATCCCGCAAATGTGTTTGATTTCGTCGCACCTGGCTCTGTCAACAGCGTGACATCATCAACACCACTTCCGCATGAAGTCGATCAGTTTGTGATTTCGCAGGTGGCAGATCAGGCGGGTGCGACCAGCTTTGTCGTGACCGAAATTCCCGCCACCTCCGAGACGGGAAGCTCGATCGATCCTTCCGGAAACCCTGCGAACCTCCAGGGAAATCGTTTACCAATTGGGTTCATGCCCGTTCCGGGGACAGGGTTATCGCCGGATGGCTGGCCCAGGCGAATCATCTGCCAGTACGACGGCAGCCTGATGGCCTACATCCCACCCGGGCCTGCCAGGCTCGGCTCCAATGACGGCCCCGCCAATGCCCGGCCTGAGGCCACGGTTCTGCTCGATGGCTATTACATCAACGTTTTTGAAACGACAGTCGCTGAGTACAAACGCTATCGCGATGAGATGAAGGCCAAGAACAAGAACAGCTTCGCTGCGATCAATGAGACGGCTGATCCACGCCAGCCCGTACTGGGAATTCCATGGGGTGTGGCCAGTGCGTACGCCAAGTGGTCAGGTCGGGATCTTCCCACAGAGGCGGAATTTGAAAAAGCTGCCCGTGGCCCGGACGGATTTCGAGCCCCGTGGGGCAACACCCGGGCGATCTGGCCCGAGCCACGAACGACCAAAACACTGGCCAACGTCGGCAAATTCAGCAGTGATCAGAGCATCTACGGCATCTACGACCTGGCGGGGAATGCTCATGAATGGGTAGCCGACTGGCACGATGACAACAGCCACGCAGAAGCGGCCAAGTCGCGAGACGGCGTGAAGAACTGGACAGGTGCCAAGAAGCCAAAAATTACCAGCCAGCACACCGTGAAGGGCTGTTTGAGCGACTGGGATGTGACGGCGCGGGAAGGTCGATTGATGACCGACAAATTCCCCGATGTCGGCTTCCGCACGGTGCTGCGAGTCGGTCCAGGGAACGCAGGGCCACCGCCGGCAGCCACTCCTCCCAACACACCCAACACGAAGCCCGCAAACCCCAACCGCCCCCCCAATCCCCCACGCAACAACGCGTTTTAG